From a single Phragmites australis chromosome 7, lpPhrAust1.1, whole genome shotgun sequence genomic region:
- the LOC133923732 gene encoding uncharacterized protein LOC133923732, which yields MNTVISAVVSDLISRFISFVIQKSHTHVSTNKLRISRLQRLLLRAVTVVEEAEGRQVTNNGMLLQLKQLKEAMYRGYYVLDTAGIEPCQPKRWGVSERKFGSDMDDLEAILDGMKEFLLVLMHCPPIVRHPYDTYLFMERCMFGRHMEKEYIINFLLHPCLSFDVLPTVGPSYVGKRTLVEHVCRDETVQRNFSRILCYRSGDLNNIANDVVMDNFRKLCPSDGRILIAVDLVHDTDEVAWGKMYSSLYHEAGGSKAILISGMDQVSSLGTTPALRMTRIQKEEYWYFFKVLAFGSANPYDHHPDLASIAKEIATEIAGYFMITSIVTRVLRSNMNVQFWRRLLGYIRRSIQMHILVFKEDPRDMSNKTFCPYFYSFHDGSLIFCYNRYEIAGSMRQGGMLGAKMVEDVLNGRVVKRG from the coding sequence ATGAACACGGTGATATCTGCTGTGGTCAGCGACCTCATCAGCCGGTTTATATCCTTCGTCATTCAAAAATCACATACACATGTTTCCACCAACAAACTTAGGATATCAAGGTTGCAGCGGCTGCTCCTACGAGCCGTCACCGTCGTCGAGGAGGCTGAGGGGAGGCAAGTCACCAACAACGGCATGCTCTTGCAGCTTAAGCAGCTCAAGGAGGCCATGTATAGGGGCTACTACGTGCTGGACACCGCCGGAATAGAGCCATGTCAACCAAAGAGATGGGGAGTGAGCGAACGCAAATTTGGAAGTGACATGGACGATTTAGAAGCTATACTTGATGGTATGAAAGAGTTTCTCCTAGTTTTGATGCACTGCCCTCCTATCGTTCGTCATCCATATGATACATATTTGTTCATGGAGAGGTGCATGTTTGGTCGACATATGGAAAAAGAGTATATCATTAACTTCTTGCTGcatccttgtttgtcttttgaTGTCCTTCCCACTGTTGGGCCAAGTTATGTTGGAAAAAGAACCCTAGTTGAGCATGTATGTAGAGATGAAACGGTGCAGAGAAATTTCTCCCGTATTTTGTGTTACAGGAGTGGTGATCTCAACAATATAGCGAATGATGTTGTCATGGATAATTTCAGGAAGTTATGTCCTTCCGATGGGAGGATCTTGATTGCTGTGGACCTTGTTCACGACACTGATGAGGTGGCATGGGGTAAAATGTACAGTTCTTTGTACCATGAAGCGGGTGGAAGCAAGGCCATACTTATTAGCGGAATGGACCAGGTGTCAAGTTTGGGGACAACGCCAGCTCTTAGGATGACGAGGATACAAAAAGAGGAGTACTGGTATTTCTTTAAAGTCCTTGCCTTTGGGAGTGCAAACCCATATGATCATCATCCAGATCTTGCCTCAATAGCCAAGGAAATTGCAACAGAGATTGCTGGTTACTTTATGATTACAAGCATAGTTACTAGGGTGCTAAGATCTAATATGAATGTGCAATTTTGGCGTCGTTTATTGGGGTACATTAGGAGGTCAATACAGATGCACATTCTTGTCTTCAAAGAGGACCCAAGGGACATGTCCAACAAAACATTTTGTCCTTATTTTTATAGCTTCCATGATGGTTCTCTCATATTTTGCTATAACAGATATGAGATTGCAGGGTCTATGAGGCAAGGGGGCATGCTAGGCGCAAAGATGGTAGAAGATGTGCTTAATGGAAGAGTTGTGAAACGTGGATAG